TTTGGTCTTTGGCTGCTCAAGATTGACTTGTGCTTCTCCTTTTTTCAGCTAACAGTTTCATATGAAGTGCCTCAACTGTTAGTTCCAGTGGCATCAGTAAGCGCTCCTAACTCCTATTTTACAAGTTGTACTTCACATCAGTTTTTTCCTAAAGTATGCAATCGTTTCAACCTTGCTTGGGCAGTTATTGCTGAGTGTATACAAAATTTTCAAGAATAATGACACTGCTGATTTATTATTATTGAAAGTACGAGTTCGAAGTTTCACCAGATCTTACTTGTTGCACTTCTCCTATTATCCAGGCATTGCAACCATTTCTTGAAAACCTACTGGGCCGAGGGTTGGAACGCTTTGCAACGTTTGCTAAGAGCTACTCAGCTGACACACCTAAATGATGTATAAACTGAATTCACGACCAGTAATGGCTTTCGTCTCACTTTTTATGTTGGGGGAAGAAGCACATGGGAATTAAAAAAGAATTATACAGTCATGTGGGATTTAAATGTACAAAAGATGAATTCTCTGTTCTTACATATTGGAATATACAACCATTGAGAAATTAACTGTATTTTTGAGAAGCCGAAGCAGCAGCTAGGCTACTTGAAGCTGGGAAATATgcccaattttttttctttgattgcAGCTTCCAACAGCGCTTCTGCCCTTTACGTAAATGATGCAGCTCTCAGCTGGTTCAAGTACTGCTGTACTGCCATGCCTAGAGTCGAGACCCATTGGGTGTGCCCAGTGGAAAGGCTTCATAAGTTGAGAGTATGCCGTTGCCAACTTATTTTATATCAGGAGAAGCAACACAATTAgttcctttatttatattttttttttgaaatcatggAGAAGGAACACAGTTCTTCAATGAGAACTGCGAAGAGAAGGTAGAGTCGGAATAATATCATTGTTGATTAAGAAGAGCTTCAAAATGAAGGTGTTTTCTGCTCCGTGTCCTAGTTTTAATCAATTCGCGCCAGCACCATCCATTCAGGAAAGGTTTGTTGCACTCTAGTACTATAACGAGCAAACAGTACAAGCATTACTATGTACAACCAATAGAATGAGTAACATAAAGAGGGCCATACGTTAACAATAGCCATAATAAACTAAAAATTATAGCTCCCTGCTAACCAACCAATTGTATGTACACACACCCCCATCGAATACAacaggaagaaaaggaaagaccCCTACCAAAACTTTAGCTGCTTTTATTCTGCCCAAATGAGGCAGCTGCAAACAGCCTGCACCGCCATCAACGGCTCCCATTGTTGTCTAACCAGCTTTGTAAGGCATACAAGGCTTCCGCAGAGAAGCTGCAGCTCCTTAATGTCCTTTGACGTGTAGGTGATACATCTGGATGATCAGGGGAAGTAAAGCAAACAATAACTACAGTAAGATTGTCAAATGTATTGAGCCGCAGAGCCTCAGTGACAAGGTCCTTAGCGCACTGTTCAGGATCATCGTGCCGTCTTAACCCCCTACGCACTATACTAACTGCTTGTTGACTAGACATGACATCCCATATCCCGTCACAACCAATTATCAGGAATTCATCATCTTCCGTCAGAACAATTTGTCGAAATTCTGGCTCTGCAGTCAGAGGACAGGCAGAGCCACTAGGCAGCTTCATGTCCCAGTCCCCCAAGGCCCTGGTCACAGATAGTATACCATTCAGATAGCCATCATCAATAAATCCACCTAACTCTTCAACACGCCTCCTCTCTGCTGCATAACTTGGTCTATGGTCTTGAGACATGTCAATTGCCTCTCCCTTACGGCAAAGGACTGCACGGCAGTCTCCTGCATTTGCCACCATTAAAAGCCTAAAACACAACAGAGGATCATTTAGACAACAAGAATACAAATACATGCATAAAGCTCTGCAAACTTTTCATCGAACGACCAAGTCAACTATAATGTCCAATCCCTTACACTCTCCAGCAACCAAGTTGCTGTTAATCAAACATTTACGGTTCAAAACTTGGTGAAGCAAAGTTTTGCAGATTCATATACACTGAACATTTTTTCCTCTCATATATCAAGCGGCATCCTTACCTAAGGAGTAAGTAACTCATGACTTGTACTTGGATAGCTGGACAACTTAATACCATTAGCTTTGCAAGGAGTGTCAAACATAAAGTTGTGCACAAGGCTCAAAAGGAGAAACAAAAAGCAATCATAATTCATAACCGTACGTGTGAGTACGCCATGACCATTTTTCTACTGGAAGAAAAGCTCGCAAATAGGTGCATCTCAATGAATCATGACCTTACCTTCCCAATACAAGTGCTGTTAGTGCAGTGGTTCCAGTAGAACTGCTAACATTGCACGCATCAGCTAAAGCAAGGTCAGCCAGAAGAAACCCTTTCCTAAGAGAGCTCTCCACCCCTTCTAGAAATGCATCATCAACTTCTGA
This genomic stretch from Nicotiana sylvestris chromosome 9, ASM39365v2, whole genome shotgun sequence harbors:
- the LOC104217659 gene encoding probable protein phosphatase 2C 2 — encoded protein: MGAEAEVMVPVQHTIISCCSDLDVKSPETKILQFVPSIRSGSFSDTGPRRFMEDEHIRIDDLSADLGSLMRFPKPSAFYGVFDGHGGPEAAGYVRKNVLRLFFKDTNFPQTSEVDDAFLEGVESSLRKGFLLADLALADACNVSSSTGTTALTALVLGRLLMVANAGDCRAVLCRKGEAIDMSQDHRPSYAAERRRVEELGGFIDDGYLNGILSVTRALGDWDMKLPSGSACPLTAEPEFRQIVLTEDDEFLIIGCDGIWDVMSSQQAVSIVRRGLRRHDDPEQCAKDLVTEALRLNTFDNLTVVIVCFTSPDHPDVSPTRQRTLRSCSFSAEALYALQSWLDNNGSR